From Haloarcula hispanica ATCC 33960, the proteins below share one genomic window:
- a CDS encoding prefoldin subunit beta has product MQGNLPPEAQEKLEELQDLQQTAQQVAAQKQQAETELQESQTALDELDDIDEDSTMYREVGELLVKTEFDEAQDDLEEKVNSLEVRVETLEKQEERVQEQFEELQSELQQMLGGAGGAGPAGGPGAGGA; this is encoded by the coding sequence ATGCAGGGTAATCTTCCGCCTGAAGCACAGGAGAAGCTCGAGGAACTGCAGGACCTTCAGCAGACAGCACAGCAGGTCGCCGCACAGAAACAGCAGGCCGAGACAGAGCTCCAGGAGTCCCAGACGGCTCTGGACGAGCTCGACGACATCGACGAGGACTCGACCATGTACCGCGAGGTCGGCGAACTCCTCGTGAAGACCGAGTTCGACGAGGCACAGGACGACCTCGAAGAGAAGGTCAACAGCCTCGAAGTCCGCGTCGAGACGCTCGAAAAGCAGGAAGAGCGCGTCCAGGAGCAGTTCGAAGAGCTCCAGAGCGAGCTCCAGCAGATGCTCGGTGGCGCAGGCGGCGCGGGTCCGGCCGGCGGCCCCGGCGCTGGCGGCGCATAA
- a CDS encoding bifunctional nuclease family protein — translation MEHDATVEGVGVGVSEEGSGTPVVLLRAREEIVPIFVSKDQAQSMQLAMAGEPFERPLTHDLLVEMVTEFGGAIDRVRIDDLADGTFYGKIDAEQYTDDRRKDMVFDARPSDAIAIALRVDCPVVVTDDVIDEAGRPPEQFDQSGSGSEDLGL, via the coding sequence ATGGAACACGATGCCACGGTCGAAGGGGTCGGCGTCGGCGTCAGCGAAGAAGGGAGTGGCACGCCGGTCGTCCTGCTCCGTGCGCGCGAAGAGATTGTCCCCATCTTCGTCAGCAAGGACCAGGCCCAGTCGATGCAACTGGCGATGGCCGGCGAGCCCTTCGAGCGCCCGCTCACCCACGATCTGCTGGTCGAGATGGTGACGGAGTTCGGGGGCGCCATCGACCGGGTCCGTATCGACGATCTGGCCGACGGGACCTTCTACGGGAAGATCGACGCGGAGCAGTACACCGACGACCGGCGGAAGGACATGGTGTTCGACGCCCGCCCTTCGGATGCCATCGCGATTGCCCTCCGGGTGGATTGTCCGGTCGTCGTGACAGACGATGTTATCGACGAGGCCGGGCGACCGCCGGAACAGTTCGACCAGAGTGGGAGCGGCAGCGAAGACCTCGGACTGTGA